One window of Gemmatimonadaceae bacterium genomic DNA carries:
- a CDS encoding ligase-associated DNA damage response exonuclease → MLRVTVSGLYCDAGDFFIDPWRPVPRAIVTHAHGDHLTWGCGSYLVSAPGVGVTRERLGQWQDRVEGIPFGETRTINGVRVSLHPAGHILGSAQVRLERGGEVWVASGDYQVDPDPTCDAWEPVRCHTFITESTFGLPIYRWPAPREVFAAIDAWWRANAAEGRSSLLFGYGLGKAQRLLAGIDPSIGPILVHGAVDRMTQLYREAGVAMPDTRYATTARGESAGALVVAPPSADGSTWARKFGAQSTAFASGWMLVRGARRRRSVDRGFTLSDHVDWPQLLAAIAATGAARVLVTHGFTGPVVRWLREHGLSADVLATRYEGERDDAAEGPADAAAPVTDVSPDPVEPAGG, encoded by the coding sequence ATGCTGCGTGTCACCGTATCCGGCCTCTATTGTGACGCCGGCGACTTCTTCATCGACCCCTGGCGGCCCGTGCCGCGTGCGATCGTCACGCACGCCCACGGCGACCACCTCACCTGGGGATGCGGCAGCTATCTCGTCAGCGCGCCGGGCGTCGGCGTGACCCGGGAACGCCTCGGCCAGTGGCAGGATCGCGTCGAGGGTATCCCGTTCGGCGAGACCCGCACGATCAACGGGGTGCGCGTCTCGCTGCATCCGGCCGGTCACATCCTGGGCTCGGCACAGGTGCGGCTCGAACGGGGGGGCGAGGTCTGGGTGGCCTCGGGCGACTACCAGGTCGATCCCGATCCGACCTGCGATGCCTGGGAGCCCGTGCGCTGCCACACGTTCATCACCGAGAGCACCTTCGGCCTGCCGATCTACCGCTGGCCGGCTCCGCGCGAGGTCTTCGCGGCGATCGATGCCTGGTGGCGTGCGAACGCGGCCGAGGGGCGGAGCTCATTGCTGTTCGGCTATGGGCTGGGCAAGGCGCAACGGCTCCTCGCCGGCATCGACCCGTCCATCGGCCCGATCCTGGTGCACGGCGCGGTGGATCGCATGACGCAGCTCTACCGCGAGGCTGGCGTGGCGATGCCGGACACTCGGTATGCCACCACCGCACGCGGCGAGTCCGCCGGCGCGCTGGTGGTGGCGCCGCCGAGTGCCGACGGCAGCACGTGGGCGCGCAAGTTCGGCGCGCAGTCGACGGCGTTCGCCAGCGGCTGGATGCTGGTGCGCGGGGCGCGGCGGCGGCGCAGCGTGGACCGTGGCTTCACCCTCTCGGATCACGTGGACTGGCCGCAACTGCTGGCGGCGATCGCGGCGACCGGCGCCGCGCGCGTGCTGGTGACGCATGGCTTCACCGGGCCCGTGGTGCGCTGGCTGCGCGAGCACGGCCTCTCGGCCGACGTGCTCGCGACGCGCTACGAAGGTGAGCGTGACGACGCCGCTGAGGGGCCGGCCGATGCGGCGGCCCCGGTGACCGACGTGTCGCCCGATCCGGTGGAGCCGGCCGGGGGATGA
- a CDS encoding HAD-IA family hydrolase: MTSHPAQPPRPVLFDLDGTLADTIPLLLASMRAAYTEIGGRIPGDREWLRGMGTPLRAQFMLFEDNDVERVEALIAVYRDFQVSNLAAFVTEYAGIRELIGALQSAGHPIGIATGKGDWMARITLEHVDLLTPFAVIIGAESTARHKPDPDPLLLAAERLGVAAAGTLYIGDAPNDVLAARAAGMVDVWAAWGPFPPAELEPFAPTHTVQSPMDILALIAGLDAVTGTPA, encoded by the coding sequence ATGACCAGCCACCCCGCACAGCCACCACGCCCCGTCCTGTTCGACCTCGATGGCACCCTCGCCGACACCATCCCGCTGCTGCTCGCGTCGATGCGGGCCGCGTACACCGAGATCGGTGGCCGGATTCCCGGCGACCGTGAATGGCTCCGGGGCATGGGCACGCCACTCCGCGCGCAGTTCATGCTCTTCGAGGACAACGACGTCGAGCGCGTCGAGGCGCTGATTGCCGTCTATCGCGACTTCCAGGTCAGCAACCTCGCCGCCTTCGTCACCGAGTACGCCGGCATCCGCGAGCTCATCGGCGCGCTGCAGTCGGCAGGCCATCCCATCGGCATCGCCACCGGCAAGGGTGACTGGATGGCGCGCATCACGCTCGAACACGTCGATCTCCTCACGCCGTTCGCGGTGATCATCGGCGCCGAGTCCACGGCGCGGCACAAGCCCGATCCCGATCCGCTGCTGCTGGCGGCCGAGCGGCTGGGCGTGGCGGCGGCGGGCACGTTGTACATCGGCGATGCGCCGAACGACGTGCTGGCCGCGCGTGCCGCAGGGATGGTGGACGTGTGGGCCGCGTGGGGACCGTTTCCGCCGGCCGAGCTCGAGCCCTTCGCGCCCACACACACTGTGCAGTCACCGATGGACATCCTGGCGCTCATTGCCGGGCTCGACGCCGTCACCGGCACTCCGGCCTAG
- a CDS encoding N-6 DNA methylase, with product MLSTRTAHLLLAQATSRTGLVALARALGFHAPPQPLGSRPMRAMRIDRFDGAALTRITRDAHAAVLIADHIPQEHWRETLHDIITHLDRLTDPRRWLVILHCRDDGPLAIACWLSSARGPRLAVLHTTPPRILDSDAQTVAALATAWHPDPTLTCLRWHELLGRHAIGRRFFRALDTHVSDIAAAWPARVHDDDRRTLALIHVARLLFLKFLETKGWLDDDRNFLARHAEHILEHHGRLWPQLLAPLTFGTLNTPRRNRAPAARAFGRIPFLNGGLFATSTTERRARHPALHDEQLAPLLLDTLARFRFTAREDARTWSEAAVDPDLLGRTFEALMDATVRRGTGTFYTPAALVSTLVDDALEHAIPLPRPLVRAALDGAPLASADASRIRHHAERLRTLDPACGSGALLVATLERLASLRQSLGDPRSIAELRRETLTHSIFGVDIAPMAVWLCELRLWLSVVIDDDTTDPLAITPLPNLDHHIRIGDSLGVHAFDDAGRFAQSARLAKLREHYARSSGTRKRTLATRIDAAERDSARDIALRASRALRQERADLLHLARGHTLFGARHGLSATQRRRLATLRELLAQHRRTIRRLDDGATADFDFRTHFGDAAAAGGFDLVIGNPPWVRSHHMDHDTRHRLRSRFAAVMRHTNAGTPFGVQADIAIPFTHRALDLTRPGGILAFLLPAKHWRSVAGGALRHHLLHHAQPLHLRDQSHDNGGFSAAVYPSTIVMRRNHPQDADTAPPGAPVTCHTTDAAGTAHAFHIATSHLPAATLPGAPWRIVPDDVRTAADTLHHAGSRWTDSRLPPPALGIKTGCNDAFLVGLTDVPTSLRAWVRPALRGDQVRAWHAADCTTGIVVPTDSDGRTLTRLTAPLTRHFTPHQRALLARTDLRPREPWWSLFRTDLLAPTGWRVIWADIGRSLRATILPPHAAAVPLNSCYGVRLHDPVDAHTLATLLNAPSTTAWLSLVAEPARGGYHRFMGWTVLALPLPPWERARELLAPLGARARRGEPVNVETLHTRTLDAYGLRHRDLAPLMRWTSDALRAERTSRSRAS from the coding sequence ATGCTCTCCACACGCACCGCCCACCTCCTCCTCGCACAAGCCACATCCCGCACGGGACTGGTCGCCCTCGCCCGCGCACTGGGCTTCCACGCCCCACCCCAGCCACTCGGCAGCCGACCGATGCGCGCCATGCGCATCGACCGCTTCGACGGCGCCGCACTCACGCGCATCACCCGCGATGCACACGCCGCCGTCCTCATCGCCGACCACATCCCGCAGGAACACTGGCGCGAGACACTGCACGACATCATCACCCACCTCGACCGCCTCACCGACCCGCGACGCTGGCTCGTCATCCTCCACTGCCGCGACGACGGCCCACTCGCCATCGCCTGCTGGCTCAGCTCCGCCCGCGGCCCCCGGCTCGCCGTCCTGCACACCACGCCGCCACGCATTCTCGACTCCGATGCGCAGACCGTCGCCGCACTCGCCACCGCCTGGCACCCGGACCCGACGCTCACCTGCCTCCGCTGGCACGAACTGCTCGGCAGGCACGCCATCGGACGCCGGTTCTTCCGCGCACTCGACACCCATGTCTCCGACATCGCCGCCGCCTGGCCCGCGCGCGTCCACGACGACGACCGCCGCACCCTCGCACTCATCCACGTCGCACGGCTCCTCTTCCTCAAGTTCCTCGAGACGAAGGGCTGGCTCGATGACGACCGCAACTTCCTCGCACGCCACGCCGAACACATCCTCGAACACCACGGCAGGCTGTGGCCGCAGCTCCTCGCCCCGCTGACCTTCGGCACCCTCAACACGCCGCGTCGCAACCGCGCCCCCGCCGCCCGCGCGTTCGGACGCATCCCGTTCCTCAACGGCGGCCTCTTCGCCACCTCCACCACCGAACGCCGCGCCCGACACCCCGCCCTGCACGACGAGCAGCTCGCACCGCTCCTCCTCGACACCCTCGCCCGCTTCCGGTTCACCGCCCGCGAGGACGCACGCACCTGGTCGGAAGCCGCCGTCGATCCCGACCTCCTAGGCCGGACCTTCGAGGCGCTCATGGACGCCACCGTCCGCCGCGGCACCGGCACCTTCTACACCCCCGCAGCGCTGGTCTCGACCCTCGTCGACGATGCGCTCGAACACGCGATCCCCCTGCCACGCCCCCTCGTCCGCGCCGCACTCGACGGCGCACCGCTCGCCAGCGCCGACGCCTCGCGCATCCGCCACCACGCAGAACGCCTCCGCACCCTCGACCCCGCCTGCGGCTCCGGCGCACTCCTCGTCGCCACCCTCGAGCGCCTCGCCTCCCTCCGGCAATCACTCGGCGATCCGCGCAGCATCGCCGAACTGCGGCGCGAGACCCTCACTCACTCCATCTTCGGCGTCGACATCGCCCCGATGGCCGTCTGGCTCTGCGAACTGCGCCTCTGGCTCTCCGTCGTCATCGACGACGACACCACCGACCCCCTCGCCATCACCCCTCTCCCCAACCTCGATCACCACATCCGCATCGGCGACTCACTCGGCGTGCACGCCTTCGATGACGCCGGCCGATTCGCGCAGTCCGCACGCCTCGCCAAGCTCCGCGAGCACTACGCCCGAAGCTCCGGCACCCGGAAGCGCACGCTCGCCACCCGGATCGATGCCGCAGAACGCGACAGCGCACGCGACATCGCCCTGCGCGCGTCCCGGGCACTCCGGCAGGAACGGGCCGACCTCCTGCACCTCGCACGCGGACACACCCTCTTCGGCGCCCGCCACGGCCTCTCGGCCACACAACGACGACGGCTCGCGACACTCCGCGAACTCCTCGCACAACACCGACGCACCATCCGGCGCCTCGACGACGGTGCCACTGCCGACTTCGACTTCCGGACCCACTTCGGCGACGCCGCCGCCGCGGGCGGCTTCGACCTCGTCATCGGCAACCCACCCTGGGTGCGGTCACACCACATGGACCACGACACCAGGCACCGGCTCCGCTCACGATTCGCCGCGGTGATGCGACACACCAACGCCGGCACCCCCTTCGGTGTGCAGGCCGACATCGCCATCCCGTTCACCCACCGCGCACTCGACCTCACACGCCCCGGCGGCATCCTCGCCTTCCTCCTCCCCGCCAAGCACTGGCGCTCCGTCGCCGGCGGCGCCCTCCGCCACCACCTGCTCCACCACGCACAACCCCTCCACCTCCGAGACCAGTCCCACGACAACGGAGGCTTCTCCGCCGCCGTCTACCCATCCACGATCGTCATGCGCCGCAACCACCCGCAGGATGCCGACACGGCACCCCCCGGCGCCCCGGTGACCTGCCACACCACCGACGCCGCCGGCACCGCGCACGCGTTCCACATCGCCACCAGTCACCTCCCCGCCGCCACACTCCCCGGTGCCCCATGGCGCATCGTCCCCGATGACGTCCGCACCGCCGCCGACACCCTCCACCACGCCGGCAGCCGCTGGACCGACTCGCGCCTCCCACCCCCCGCACTCGGCATCAAGACCGGCTGCAACGACGCCTTCCTCGTCGGTCTCACCGACGTGCCCACGTCACTCCGCGCCTGGGTGCGCCCCGCACTCCGTGGCGACCAGGTGCGCGCCTGGCACGCCGCCGACTGCACCACCGGCATCGTCGTCCCCACCGACAGCGACGGCCGCACCCTCACACGCCTCACCGCCCCACTGACTCGGCACTTCACCCCACACCAGCGCGCCCTCCTCGCCCGCACCGACCTCCGCCCCCGCGAACCGTGGTGGTCGCTCTTCCGCACCGACCTGCTCGCCCCCACCGGCTGGCGCGTCATCTGGGCCGACATCGGTCGCTCCCTTCGCGCCACGATCCTCCCGCCACACGCCGCCGCCGTCCCACTCAACTCGTGCTACGGCGTGCGACTGCACGACCCCGTCGATGCACACACCCTCGCCACCCTCCTCAACGCCCCCTCCACGACCGCATGGCTGTCGCTCGTGGCAGAACCCGCGCGCGGTGGATACCACCGCTTCATGGGATGGACCGTCCTCGCCCTCCCCCTCCCCCCATGGGAGCGCGCCCGCGAACTGCTCGCCCCACTCGGCGCACGCGCACGACGCGGCGAGCCCGTGAACGTGGAGACACTCCACACCCGCACGCTCGACGCCTACGGCCTGCGCCACCGCGACCTCGCCCCCCTCATGCGCTGGACCTCCGACGCACTTCGCGCTGAACGCACCAGCCGGTCCCGCGCCTCATGA
- a CDS encoding ATP-dependent DNA ligase — MKAFADLYDAIDRTTATQGKVAALVEYFRGAPPADAALAVSFLVGRRPKRLVKSGDLRRWAAEAADVPDWLFEESYAQAGDLAETISLLVPETAARDDAGGVVEPSLAWWVAERLLPLARMEPAQQRASLLDTWATLRGASRFVFNKLITGAFRMGVSDGLLVRALSQVSGVDGDAISHRLMGQWEATGEWYARLVFPETQDADWSRPYPFYLAYPLEAEPGTLGAATEWQVEWKWDGIRAQLVRRRGKTFLWSRGEELLAGRFPEVEQTAEFLPDGTVIDGELVAWRDGAPLPFSELQRRINRKVAGRKLLADVPCAMIAYDLLEQDGEDRRAADMAARRSALEAVVHALPSGGTMHLSPVIMATDWPQVLASRAGSRAMRAEGLMLKRKSSAYGVGRRVGDWWKWKVTPLTVDAVLVYAQAGHGRRAGLYTDYTFAVWDGDALVPFAKAYSGLTDAEIRAVDRYVRQHTLEKFGPVRTVTPGLVFELAFEGIQESARHKSGIAVRFPRISRWRTDKQPRDADSLETIRAMLQAGRETP, encoded by the coding sequence ATGAAGGCCTTCGCCGACCTGTACGATGCCATCGACCGCACCACCGCCACGCAGGGGAAGGTGGCGGCCCTGGTGGAGTATTTCCGCGGTGCGCCCCCGGCGGACGCGGCGCTGGCGGTGTCGTTCCTCGTCGGTCGGCGGCCGAAGCGGCTGGTGAAGTCGGGCGACCTGCGTCGCTGGGCCGCCGAGGCCGCGGATGTCCCCGACTGGCTGTTCGAGGAGAGCTATGCGCAGGCCGGCGACCTCGCCGAGACGATCTCGCTGCTCGTGCCCGAGACGGCGGCGCGGGACGACGCCGGCGGCGTGGTCGAGCCGTCGCTCGCCTGGTGGGTGGCGGAACGGCTGCTGCCGCTCGCGCGGATGGAGCCGGCGCAGCAGCGCGCCAGCCTGCTCGACACCTGGGCCACCCTGCGTGGCGCATCGCGCTTCGTGTTCAACAAGCTGATCACCGGGGCGTTCCGCATGGGCGTGTCCGATGGCCTGCTCGTGCGCGCGCTGTCGCAGGTGAGCGGCGTGGATGGCGATGCCATCAGTCACCGGCTGATGGGCCAGTGGGAGGCGACCGGTGAGTGGTACGCGCGCCTCGTGTTTCCCGAGACGCAGGATGCGGACTGGAGCCGGCCCTACCCGTTCTACCTCGCCTACCCGCTCGAGGCGGAACCCGGCACGCTCGGCGCGGCAACGGAGTGGCAGGTCGAATGGAAATGGGACGGGATCCGTGCCCAGCTCGTCCGTCGCCGCGGGAAGACGTTCCTCTGGAGTCGTGGCGAGGAGCTGCTCGCCGGCCGCTTCCCCGAGGTCGAGCAGACGGCGGAGTTCCTGCCCGACGGCACCGTGATCGACGGGGAGCTGGTGGCCTGGCGTGACGGCGCGCCGCTGCCGTTCTCCGAGCTGCAGCGTCGCATCAACCGCAAGGTCGCCGGCAGGAAGCTGCTCGCCGACGTGCCGTGTGCGATGATCGCCTACGACCTGCTGGAGCAGGACGGCGAGGACCGGCGCGCGGCGGACATGGCGGCGCGCCGTTCCGCGCTCGAGGCGGTGGTGCACGCCCTGCCATCCGGCGGCACGATGCACCTCTCACCCGTGATCATGGCGACCGACTGGCCGCAGGTGCTCGCGTCGCGCGCCGGCTCGCGCGCGATGCGTGCCGAGGGGCTGATGCTGAAGCGGAAGTCGTCCGCGTACGGCGTGGGGCGACGGGTGGGCGACTGGTGGAAGTGGAAGGTCACGCCGCTCACGGTGGATGCGGTGCTGGTGTACGCGCAGGCCGGCCACGGCCGGCGCGCGGGGCTCTACACCGACTACACCTTCGCCGTGTGGGACGGTGATGCACTGGTGCCGTTCGCGAAGGCGTACTCCGGCCTCACCGACGCCGAGATCCGGGCGGTGGACCGCTACGTGCGCCAGCATACGCTCGAGAAGTTCGGGCCCGTGCGCACCGTCACCCCGGGCCTGGTGTTCGAGCTGGCGTTCGAGGGGATCCAGGAGAGTGCGCGCCACAAGAGCGGGATTGCGGTGCGGTTCCCGCGCATCAGCCGCTGGCGCACCGACAAGCAGCCGCGTGATGCCGATTCGCTGGAGACGATCCGGGCGATGCTGCAGGCTGGCCGCGAGACACCGTGA
- a CDS encoding 4a-hydroxytetrahydrobiopterin dehydratase, with translation MSAPLLSDIELQRALGRLPGWSKRSGVMSKVFSLPSFPAAIAFVTRIADAAEAAQHHPDIDIRYTKVTIALSTHDSGGLTQQDVDLAGVIETLGGE, from the coding sequence ATGTCAGCGCCCCTCCTCTCCGACATCGAACTCCAGCGTGCACTCGGCCGGCTTCCAGGCTGGAGCAAGCGCTCCGGCGTGATGTCGAAGGTGTTCTCACTGCCGAGCTTCCCGGCGGCGATCGCGTTCGTGACCCGTATCGCCGATGCCGCGGAGGCGGCGCAGCATCACCCCGACATCGACATCCGCTACACGAAGGTCACGATCGCACTCTCCACGCACGATTCCGGCGGGCTGACGCAGCAGGACGTGGACCTCGCCGGGGTGATCGAGACGCTCGGCGGGGAGTAG
- a CDS encoding DEAD/DEAH box helicase: MNTQAANTHDIVTRLARAALHARALHCDAPATRLGSISLLPHQDAAVHWLHTRLTRHGGALLADPPGLGKTFVALAVAARMHIRPLVIALAALRDHWREAARRCDVAIDFVSTEQLSAPAEPRHGARALVIIDEAHHLRTPATRRHHRTAALCRDAQVLLLSATPIHNHSHDLARITRLFHLPASAPVARLLRQRLTLRRTLDDIRAAWPDPRVPVSVPVVRQRGTLALATRPSRVPAAVMALPALPPRDQQNGHPLVQLGLLHALRSSDAAARQRIRHRIAVTLAIELAAEAGVTPSHLLTRAFRPLHDDIQLGMPLLLGDATGRADAELAAAARAQREALEAMLPLLDAGSDAHRARALGRLARWSRSPVVAFTWSSATARALHHLLRDHAGIALLTGSTARIASGSISRSEVLRRLLPDARGLQAPRQDRVRLLITTDVISEGLSLSGVRTIIHLDLPWTMARIHQRTGRAARIGAPVSAVDVAHLPAPLPRTTYDTIDRLLARKDLAMRVMHTGAHHGAGDVAALLAPLAMRAHSCDQVRRRWGTLQHDSVAAPLIVAIVRLDDRRLLVALDADDTPRRPTGDDWHILARASPRTHMPGMRRRLRERLQQYLADRETTLRVTRNDDRRWQARIADDEMVLRRHAGARATTAASVSASRAAAMRITRPGELAALRDRVTPGSVEFTADASSPGPGATGVRIVCGVAIVPAPRPAGP, from the coding sequence ATGAACACGCAAGCAGCCAACACGCACGACATCGTCACGCGACTCGCCCGCGCCGCCCTCCACGCACGCGCCCTCCACTGCGACGCGCCCGCGACTCGACTCGGCTCCATCAGCCTCCTGCCACACCAGGACGCCGCCGTTCACTGGCTGCACACCCGCCTCACCCGGCACGGCGGCGCCCTCCTCGCCGATCCCCCCGGACTCGGCAAGACCTTCGTTGCCCTCGCCGTGGCGGCCCGCATGCACATCAGGCCCCTCGTGATCGCGCTGGCGGCGCTGCGCGATCACTGGCGCGAGGCCGCCCGACGCTGCGACGTCGCGATCGACTTCGTGAGCACCGAGCAACTCAGCGCACCCGCCGAGCCGCGCCACGGCGCACGCGCGCTCGTCATCATCGACGAGGCGCACCACCTGCGCACCCCCGCCACGCGCCGGCACCACCGCACCGCCGCACTCTGCCGCGATGCGCAGGTCCTGCTGCTCAGCGCAACGCCCATCCATAACCACAGCCACGACCTCGCCCGGATCACCCGGCTCTTCCACCTTCCCGCCAGCGCACCGGTCGCCAGGCTCCTCCGCCAGCGCCTCACCCTGCGGCGCACCCTCGACGACATCCGCGCCGCTTGGCCCGATCCCCGCGTGCCCGTGTCCGTGCCCGTCGTCCGGCAGCGCGGAACCCTGGCACTCGCGACCCGGCCCAGCCGCGTGCCAGCCGCCGTGATGGCCCTGCCCGCCCTGCCACCGCGCGACCAGCAGAACGGCCATCCACTCGTCCAGCTCGGGCTCCTGCACGCCCTGCGTTCGAGCGATGCCGCCGCCCGCCAGCGCATCCGCCACCGCATCGCCGTCACGCTCGCCATCGAACTCGCCGCCGAAGCCGGCGTGACACCCTCGCACCTGCTGACGCGCGCCTTCCGCCCACTCCACGACGACATCCAGCTCGGCATGCCCCTCCTGCTGGGCGATGCGACGGGGCGAGCCGATGCCGAACTCGCCGCAGCCGCACGTGCGCAACGCGAGGCGCTCGAGGCCATGCTCCCGTTGCTCGACGCCGGCAGCGATGCGCACCGCGCCCGTGCACTCGGCCGCCTCGCCAGGTGGTCGCGCAGCCCCGTCGTCGCCTTCACCTGGAGCAGCGCCACCGCCCGCGCCCTGCACCACCTCCTCCGGGACCACGCCGGCATCGCACTCCTCACCGGCAGCACTGCGCGCATCGCCAGCGGCTCCATCTCGCGATCCGAGGTGCTGCGACGCCTCCTCCCCGACGCCCGCGGGCTCCAGGCTCCGCGACAGGACCGCGTCCGGCTGCTCATCACGACCGACGTGATCAGCGAAGGCCTCTCGCTCAGCGGCGTCCGCACCATCATCCACCTCGACCTCCCGTGGACCATGGCCCGGATCCACCAGCGCACCGGGCGCGCAGCACGGATCGGCGCACCCGTCTCCGCAGTCGACGTCGCACACCTCCCCGCACCACTGCCCCGCACCACCTACGACACCATCGACCGGCTCCTCGCCCGCAAGGACCTCGCGATGCGTGTCATGCACACCGGTGCACACCACGGGGCCGGCGACGTGGCGGCGCTGCTGGCACCACTCGCCATGCGCGCACACTCCTGCGACCAGGTGCGCCGTCGCTGGGGCACGCTGCAGCACGACAGCGTCGCCGCGCCCCTGATCGTCGCCATCGTCCGGCTCGACGATCGGCGCCTGCTGGTGGCCCTCGACGCGGATGACACGCCACGCCGGCCGACCGGCGACGACTGGCACATCCTGGCCCGCGCGTCACCACGCACGCACATGCCGGGCATGCGCCGCAGGCTGCGTGAGCGGTTGCAGCAGTATCTCGCGGATCGCGAAACCACCCTCCGCGTCACCCGCAACGATGACCGGCGATGGCAGGCACGGATCGCGGATGACGAGATGGTGCTGCGTCGTCACGCCGGCGCTCGCGCAACCACCGCCGCCAGCGTGTCCGCCAGCCGGGCCGCAGCCATGCGCATCACACGCCCCGGTGAACTCGCGGCGCTGCGCGACCGCGTCACACCCGGATCCGTCGAGTTCACGGCGGACGCGTCGAGCCCCGGGCCGGGCGCGACAGGCGTGCGGATCGTGTGCGGCGTGGCGATCGTGCCGGCACCGCGGCCAGCCGGTCCGTGA
- a CDS encoding DUF4097 family beta strand repeat protein, with amino-acid sequence MQQKEKRVVLAVCAAALAGCVQQKPTPESFAWTGPVASGAWLRIRNVNGDFDVRQAEGDSAGIRFEIERSSQFAPEARVTVVKVGDDIIACVLYGGRGECGAEAYDGGGSSTYRRIPFLNGSTSARGTILVPRGVRVEVQSTNGDVDVATVGSDVAVTTVNGDVDVHGSRASVKVRTTNGDVAIGAESVDGELQVQTTNGDVELDLPAGLNAALAMTTVNGGLNLDVPATVTSRSPKSILANIGTGGTTIRLQTTNGDISLRPRTP; translated from the coding sequence ATGCAGCAGAAGGAGAAGCGCGTCGTGCTGGCAGTGTGCGCCGCCGCACTGGCCGGATGCGTGCAGCAGAAGCCGACACCGGAGTCCTTTGCATGGACTGGACCGGTGGCGTCAGGCGCATGGCTGCGCATCCGGAACGTGAACGGGGATTTCGACGTGCGGCAGGCCGAGGGCGACAGCGCCGGGATCCGCTTCGAGATCGAGCGGTCGAGCCAGTTCGCCCCCGAGGCGCGGGTCACCGTGGTGAAGGTTGGCGACGACATCATCGCCTGTGTCCTCTATGGCGGCCGCGGCGAGTGCGGCGCGGAGGCGTATGACGGTGGCGGCTCGTCCACGTACCGTCGCATCCCGTTCCTCAACGGCAGCACCAGTGCCCGCGGCACCATCCTCGTGCCACGCGGCGTGCGCGTCGAGGTGCAGTCCACGAATGGGGACGTCGACGTCGCCACGGTCGGGAGCGACGTCGCGGTGACCACCGTGAACGGGGACGTCGACGTCCACGGCTCGCGTGCGTCGGTGAAGGTCCGGACCACCAATGGCGACGTCGCCATCGGCGCCGAATCGGTCGACGGCGAGTTGCAGGTGCAGACCACCAATGGCGACGTGGAGCTCGACCTGCCGGCCGGGCTCAACGCAGCGCTCGCCATGACCACCGTGAACGGCGGCCTGAACCTCGACGTCCCGGCGACGGTCACGTCGCGGTCCCCGAAGTCCATCCTCGCGAACATCGGCACGGGCGGCACCACGATCCGGCTGCAGACCACCAACGGCGACATCAGCCTCCGGCCGCGGACGCCCTGA